Proteins encoded in a region of the Planococcus shixiaomingii genome:
- a CDS encoding flippase, whose product MYKKGLIVKEFIHLKVIKNQIFSNISWLISDKIITMGIGLFVTAAIARHFGPEQFGTLNYAIAFVALFTAISTLGLETLTIKALIDKKYSEGSILCTSLFLRILGGIVLTLISIFIISFLEPTNQTIRLIVLIISTSMIFKSCEVIEYWIQARQKMKISSIIRVCVYIFIASLKILVIIYDGSLIHYALLIFLEILIIGVALLIAYLKLREDKSKWHINKSYAKSVLSSSWYLIVSGLMVTIYMRIDQVMLGSMSINKTEVGIYSAAVTIAEMWYFIPLAIITAFKPVIIQQKNINEKKYISSLNKLFRIITLIGLFFGLFITILSKPVILLIYGPEFIEAASVLSISVWAGTFALLGSVRSLWMIIEGVQRYALILMSSGAFINIGLNLIFIPLFGSKGAATTTLISQFIVLLILPLFFTNLKVSTMMILKSFSIKKDDFFKNFSEKD is encoded by the coding sequence ATGTACAAAAAAGGTCTAATAGTTAAAGAATTTATACACCTTAAAGTAATTAAAAATCAAATTTTTTCGAATATTTCATGGTTAATAAGCGATAAAATAATTACAATGGGCATTGGACTATTTGTGACAGCTGCAATTGCCAGACATTTCGGTCCCGAGCAATTTGGTACATTAAATTATGCCATAGCATTTGTTGCTCTATTTACTGCAATCTCTACCTTAGGTTTAGAAACTTTAACAATAAAGGCTCTTATTGATAAAAAGTATAGCGAGGGCTCTATATTATGCACTAGTTTATTTCTTAGGATATTAGGTGGAATAGTACTTACTTTAATTTCGATTTTCATAATTTCTTTTCTGGAACCAACCAATCAAACAATTAGATTAATAGTATTGATAATCTCAACCTCTATGATATTTAAATCTTGTGAGGTCATCGAATATTGGATTCAAGCACGTCAAAAAATGAAGATATCATCCATAATTCGAGTCTGTGTATATATTTTTATTGCCAGTCTTAAAATTTTAGTGATTATATATGATGGTTCTTTAATTCACTATGCTTTACTTATTTTTTTAGAAATTTTAATAATAGGAGTTGCCCTATTAATTGCTTATTTAAAATTAAGAGAAGATAAGTCAAAGTGGCATATAAATAAATCTTATGCAAAAAGTGTACTTTCAAGTAGCTGGTACTTAATTGTCTCAGGTTTAATGGTGACAATTTATATGAGAATAGATCAAGTAATGTTGGGGTCTATGAGTATAAACAAGACTGAAGTAGGAATATATTCTGCAGCAGTAACAATTGCAGAAATGTGGTATTTTATTCCTTTAGCTATAATTACTGCTTTTAAACCAGTAATTATACAGCAAAAAAATATTAATGAGAAAAAGTATATAAGCTCATTAAATAAATTATTTAGAATAATAACATTAATTGGATTGTTTTTCGGACTTTTTATAACGATTTTAAGCAAACCGGTAATTTTATTAATATATGGGCCTGAATTTATTGAGGCAGCTAGTGTCCTCTCAATAAGTGTTTGGGCAGGCACATTTGCACTTCTTGGATCAGTGAGATCTTTATGGATGATAATTGAAGGAGTTCAACGTTATGCTTTAATTTTAATGTCAAGCGGAGCCTTTATTAATATCGGACTTAATTTAATTTTTATTCCTCTTTTCGGTTCTAAAGGAGCTGCAACAACAACTTTAATTTCTCAATTTATAGTATTACTAATTCTTCCTTTGTTTTTTACCAATTTAAAAGTTTCAACGATGATGATATTAAAAAGTTTTTCCATAAAAAAGGATGATTTTTTTAAGAATTTTTCTGAAAAGGATTGA